A DNA window from Ranitomeya imitator isolate aRanImi1 chromosome 2, aRanImi1.pri, whole genome shotgun sequence contains the following coding sequences:
- the LOC138663766 gene encoding oocyte zinc finger protein XlCOF22-like: MDRDKMAEKILHLTLEILFRLTGEDYTLVKKTSSERCLAPVSEGLGRNLSPTTGPPPQLLIHEDINDQKILELAYKMIELLTGEVPIRCQDVSVYFSMEEWEYLEGHKDQYKDVMMEGHQSLNFPVLSSKRTTPVKYPHPLLPPDCKAENPNVPQDHQGEELINIDATETYLSCNDWYKVEILSDNSPDDCTWSSEGYLPSSDIKLEVLDVPQNSYDEHDIIPVMYPALHSKNVTSESFKEVLHSDSSQTVKKNKSHRTGVHNQTALTGKKPLPFSECDKSFAFTSIVTHERTHVGEKPFSCSVCGKYFKQKSILVTHERTHTGEKPYSCLECGRSFNHRSDLVRHQRTHTGEKPFSCSVCGKCFRQKSILITHERTHTGEKPYSCLECGKSFTDKSNLITHQRTHTGEKRFSCLDCEKCFYQKIDLLKHRRTHTGEKPFLCIECGKHFKQRSSLVIHKRIHTGEKPYSCSKCGKCFADKSNLVRHERNHTEEKLYPWS; encoded by the exons atggatagggacaagatggcagagaagatattacacctcaccctggagattctcttccggcttactggagag gattacacattagtgaagaagacctctagtgagcgctgtctggCTCCTGTGTCTGAGGGATTGGGAAGAAACCTGAGCCCaaccacggggcctccacctcaactcctgatacatgaggacatcaatgaccagaagatcctagaactcgcctacaagatgattgagctgctgactggagag gttcctataaggtgtcaggatgtctccgTCTATTTCTCAATGGaagagtgggagtatctagaaggacacaaagatcagtacaaggatgtcatgatggagggTCACCAGTCCCTTAACTTTCCAG ttctatccagtaagaggacaacaccagttaAGTATCCCCACCCTCTTCTTCCACCGGATTGTAAAGcagaaaatcccaatgttcctcaggatcatcag ggtgaagagttGATCAATATTGATGCTACAGAGACATATTTGAGCTGTAATGATTGGTATAAAGTTGAAATTCTTTCTGATAAtagcccag atgattgTACCTGGAGTTCAGAGGGATATTTGCCATCTTCAGATATTAAATTGGAAGTTCTTGATGTCCCTCAAAATTCATATGATGAGCATGACATTATCCCAGTTATGTATCCAGCCCTTCACAGCAAAAATGTAACATCCGAGTCTTTCAAAGAGGTCCTACATTCTGATTCATCGCAGACTGTGAAGAAAAATAAAAGTCACAGAACGGGTGTTCATAATCAAACAGCTCTCACGGGAAAGAAGCCACTTCCATTTTCAGAATGTGACAAAAGTTTTGCCTTTACATCAATTGTTACCCATGAAAGAACTCATGTgggagagaaaccattttcttgctcagtgtgtgggaaatattttaagcaaaaatccattcttgttacacatgagagaactcacacaggggaaaagccatattcatgtttggAGTGTGGAAGATCTTTTAACCATAGATCCGATCTTGTTaggcatcaaagaactcacacaggggagaagccattttcatgctcagtgtgtgggaaatgttttaggcaGAAATCCATTCTTATAACACacgagagaactcacacaggggagaagccatattcatgtttagaatgtgggaaatcttttacagATAAATCAAATCTCATTACACATCAGAGGACTCACACAGGTGAAAAGCGATTTTCATGTCTCGATTGTGAAAAATGTTTTTATCAAAAAATAGATCTTCTTAAACatcggagaactcacacaggggagaaaccattcttATGTATagaatgtgggaaacattttaAGCAGAGATCAAGTCTTGTTATCcataagagaattcacacaggagagaaaccatattcatgttcaaaGTGTGGGAAGTGTTTTGCAGACAAgtcaaatcttgttagacatgagcgaaatcacacagaggagaagctatACCCATGGTCATAA